A genomic region of Pelodiscus sinensis isolate JC-2024 chromosome 1, ASM4963464v1, whole genome shotgun sequence contains the following coding sequences:
- the LOC102457315 gene encoding olfactory receptor 52P1-like has protein sequence MAAFNHTQSEPSTFILMGIPGFEDAHLWISIPFSMIYVISLLGNVTVLFVVGKEQTLHKPMYLLLCMLALTDIGTSTSVVPKALGIFWFNLKGITVGGCLTQMFFLHAASVMHSAILVFMALDRYVAICYPLNYTTILSNARIAKLGLAGLVRAVLFILPMPLLLRRQPFCANSVITHTYCDHMAVAKVSCGDITVSRTYGLVVVCVVIGLDLILIALSYGLIIRAVLRISSKKAHQKALNTCTAHVCVILTSHTPSLFSSLTHRFGEGIAPHVHIILANLYFLLPPMLNPIIYGVKTKELRDKVCKYACRK, from the coding sequence ATGGCAGCTTTCAATCACACCCAGTCTGAACCTTCAACATTTATCCTGATGGGGATCCCTGGCTTTGAAGATGCCCACCTCTGGATTTCCATCCCATTCTCTATGATCTATGTCATCAGCCTGCTGGGTAATGTCACAGTTCTCTTTGTGGTAGGCaaagagcagaccctgcacaagccgatgtacctgctgctctgcatgctggcgCTCACCGACATCGGCACCTCTACCTCTGTCGTGCCAAAGGCACTGGGCATATTTTGGTTCAATTTAAAAGGCATTACAGTGGgtggctgcctcacccagatgttcttccttCATGCAGCTTCTGTGATGCACTCGGCCATCCTTGTATTTATGGCCTTGGATCGTTATGTTGCCATATGTTACCCTTTGAACTACACCACCATCCTCAGCAATGCACGAATCGCTAAGCTAGGGCTAGCGGGTTTGGTAAGAGCTGTCCTCTTCATTCTGCCCATGCCCCTGCTCCTCAGGAGGCAGCCGTTCTGTGCCAACTCCGTTATAACCCACACGTACTGTGACCACATGGCTGTGGCAAAGGTATCGTGCGGGGACATCACAGTCAGCAGGACGTACGGCTTGGTGGTTGTATGCGTAGTCATCGGATTAGATCTGATACTCATTGCCCTGTCCTACGGTCTAATCATCAGGGCTGTCCTCCGAATCTCCTCCAAGAaagcccaccagaaagccctcaacacctgcacTGCCCACGTCTGTGTGATACTGACGTCTCATACtccctctcttttctcctctctgACACACCGGTTTGGTGAGGGCATTGCCCCGCATGTTCACATCATCTTGGCCAACCTctatttcctcctccctcccatgctcaaccccatcatttatggggtcaaaaccaaagagcttcgtGACAAAGTGTGCAAATACGCCTGCAGAAAATGA
- the LOC102457065 gene encoding olfactory receptor 52P1-like, with translation MAAFNHSQSEPSTFILMGIPGLEEAHLWISIPFSMIYIVGLLGNFTLLFVVVKEQTLHQPMYLLLCMLAIMDIAMSTSVVPKALCIFWFNVKEITVGGCLTQMFLLHATSVIQSATLVLMAFDRYVAICNPLRYPTILTNARVAKLGLVGLVRSILVMLPLPVFFSREPFCANRMIAHTYCEHMAVVKLSCGDMTVNRTYGLVIVLIVTALDLTFIALSYGLILRAIFRISSKKAHQKALNTCTTHLCVILTSYTPFLFSSLTHRFGQGIAPHVHIILANLYFLLPPMLNPIIYGVKTKELRDKVGKLTHRR, from the coding sequence ATGGCAGCTTTCAATCACTCCCAGTCTGAACCTTCAACATTTATCCTCATGGGGATCCCTGGCCTTGAAGAGGCCCACCTCTGGATTTCCATCCCTTTCTCGATGATCTATATTGTCGGCCTCTTGGGAAATTTCACTCTTCTCTTTGTTGTGGTAaaagagcagaccctgcaccagccgatgtacctgctgctctgcatgctggcAATCATGGACATCGCCATGTCCACCTCTGTTGTGCCTAAGGCCTTgtgtatattttggttcaatGTAAAAGAAATTACGGTGGgtggctgcctcacccagatgttcttgcTTCATGCAACTTCTGTTATCCAGTCAGCCACACTGGTCTTGATGGCCTTCGATCGCTACGTTGCCATATGTAACCCACTGAGATACCCCACAATCCTCACCAACGCACGAGTAGCTAAGCTGGGGCTGGTGGGTTTGGTGAGATCTATTCTCGTAATGCTGCCCCTGCCCGTGTTCTTCAGCAGGGAGCCATTCTGTGCCAACCGCATGATCGCCCATACGTACTGTGAGCACATGGCCGTGGTGAAGCTGTCCTGTGGGGACATGACTGTCAACAGGACATACGGCTTGGTGATAGTGCTTATAGTCACTGCGTTAGATCTAACGTTCATTGCTCTGTCCTATGGtctgatcctcagggccatcttccgaATCTCCTCCAAGAaagcccaccagaaagccctcaacacctgcacCACCCACCTCTGTGTGATACTGACGTCCTAtactccctttctcttctcctctctgacACATCGGTTCGGTCAGGGCATCGCTCCCCATGTTCACATCATCTTGGCCAACCTctatttcctcctccctcccatgctgaaccccatcatttatggggtcaaaaccaaagagcttcgtGACAAAGTGGGCAAATTGACCCACAGAAGGTGA
- the LOC102456825 gene encoding olfactory receptor 52P1-like → MAAFNLTPSGTSTFILTGIPGLEAAHIWISIPFSIFYVFSLLGNFTVLFVVGKEQTLHTPMYLLLCMLALADIGMSSSVVPKALCIFWFNLKSITMGGCLTQMFFLHLVSVIKSAVLVAMAFDRYVAICNPLRYTTILSNARIAKLGLVCVIRAVLLILPLPLLLGRLPFCVNRIIPHTYCEHMAVAKISCGDITVNRLYSLVIAFVVISLDLMVIMLSYCVILRAILRISSKKAHLKALNTCTAHICIILSSYASSLFSILTHRFGQGIAPHVHIILANLYFLLPAVLNPIIYGVKTKELRDKVGKYTCRM, encoded by the coding sequence ATGGCAGCTTTCAACCTCACTCCCTCTGGCACATCAACATTCATTTTAacaggcatccctggcctggaagctGCCCACATCTGGATTTCCATCCCGTTCTCTATTTTCTACGTTTTCAGCCTGTTGGGAAATTTCACAGTTCTGTTTGTGGTAGGCAAAGAACAGACCCTGCACACGCCGATGTACCTgctcctctgcatgctggcgctCGCTGACATCGGCATGTCTAGCTCTGTCGTGCCCAAGGCCCTGTGCATATTTTGGTTTAATTTGAAAAGCATCACCATGGggggctgcctcacccagatgttcttccttCACTTGGTTTCAGTTATAAAGTCAGCTGTTCTCGTGGCAATGGCCttcgatcgctacgtggccatatgTAACCCTCTGAGATACACCACCATCCTCAGCAATGCACGAATAGCTAAGCTAGGGCTAGTGTGTGTGATAAGAGCTGTTCTCCTCATtctgcccctgcctctgctcctgggcaggctgccattCTGTGTCAACCGCATTATCCCCCACACGTACTGTGAGCACATGGCTGTGGCAAAGATTTCATGTGGGGACATCACAGTCAACAGACTGTATAGCTTAGTCATAGCATTTGTAGTCATCTCATTAGACTTGATGGTCATTATGCTGTCCTACTGTGTGATCCTCAGGGCCATCCTCAGGATCTCCTCCAAGAAAGCCCACCTgaaagccctcaacacctgcacCGCCCACATCTGCATCATACTGTCCTCTTACGCTTCCAGCCTCTTCTCCATCCTGACCCACCGATTTGGTCAGGGCATCGCTCCCCATGTTCACATCATCTTGGCCAACCTCTATTTCCTCCTCCCTGCCGTACTCAACCCTATCATTTATGGggtcaaaaccaaagagcttcgCGACAAAGTGGGCAAATACACCTGCAGAATGTAA